Proteins encoded together in one Miscanthus floridulus cultivar M001 chromosome 16, ASM1932011v1, whole genome shotgun sequence window:
- the LOC136510662 gene encoding secreted RxLR effector protein 161-like translates to MEQSKKGFLPMSYGMRFSDKQCPLTADEWKHMSKVPYASAIGSIMYAMICTHPDVSFALNVASRYQADQGESHWTLVKNILKYLRRTKDVFLIYGGEEELVVNGYTDASFQTNTGDSQSQSSFVFTINGGAVSWKSSKQEMVTDSTAEAKYIAASRVAKEGVWIRRFLIELGVFLNASSPLNLHCDNNGAIAQAKEPRNHQKNKHILQKFHLIREFVRRDEIKMCKIHIDLNVVDPLTKALPQPKHEAHMRAMGIRYLQD, encoded by the coding sequence atggaacagtccaagaaagggttcttgcctatgtcatatggtatgcgctttagcgatAAACAGTGTCCTTTGACAGCTGATGAGTGGAAGCacatgagtaaggttccatacGCCTCGGCAAttggttccatcatgtacgccatgatatgtactcACCCAGATGTCTCATTTGCTCTAAATGTTGCGAGCAGGTACCAAGCTGATCAAGGAGAGAGTCATtggacacttgttaaaaacattcttaagtacttgagaaggactaaagatgtgttcctaatctatggaggtgaggaggagctcgttgtaaatggttacaccgatgctagcttccaaactaACACGGGTGATTCACAATCTCAATCAAgttttgtgttcacaataaatggtggtgctgtaagttggaaaagttccaagcaaGAGATGGTGACCGATTCTACAGCAGAGGCCAAGTACATTGCAGCTTCTAGAGTTGcgaaggaaggtgtttggataaggaggttcctcattgaacttggtgtgtttttgaatgcgtccagcccattgaatctacattgtgacaacaatggggcaattgcgcaggctaaggagccaaggaatcaccaaaagaacaAACATATACTACagaaatttcacctcattcgagagttcgttagacgagatgagatcaagatgtgcaagatacacatAGATTTGAATGTTGTAGATCCTTTAACAAAGGCTCTTCCACAGCCTAAGCATGAGGCGCACAtgagagctatgggtattagatatcttcaagattaa
- the LOC136513763 gene encoding lysine histidine transporter-like 2, with product MEARKQEEKLKSVNLDDWLPITSSRTAKWYYSAFHNVTAMVGAGVLGLPFAMSQLGWGLGTVAIVMSFVITLYTLWQLVEMHEMVPGKRFDRYHELGQHVFGERLGLWIILPLQIIVMVGTDIVYMVTGGQSLRKFHDLVCQGRGCNDIRLTFWIMIFASPHFVLSQLPNFNSISAVSGAAAVMSLAYSMIAFCTSAIKGAEATAGAIDYGLRATTTSGQAFGMLSALGTVSFAYAAHNVVLEIQATIPSTPEKPSKKPMWRGVVVAYAIVALCYFSVAFAGYYAFGSSVDPNVLITLDKPRWLIAAANLMVVIHVIGGYQVFAMPMFDMIETVLVKKHQFTPGFWLRFVSRSAYVAATMFIGLTFPFFDGLLGFFGGFGFAPTTYFIPCIMWLMVRKPKKYGLTWFINIICIVIGVLLTIIASIGGLRQIILDAKNYKLYS from the exons atggagGCACGGAAGCAGGAGGAGAAGCTCAAGAGCGTCAACCTCGACGACTGGCTGCCCATCACGTCGTCGCGCACGGCCAAGTGGTACTACTCGGCGTTCCACAACGTGACGGCGATGGTCGGCGCCGGCGTGCTCGGCCTCCCCTTCGCCATGTCGCAGCTGGGATGGGGTCTCGGGACGGTGGCGATCGTGATGTCGTTCGTGATCACGCTGTACACGCTGTGGCAGCTGGTGGAGATGCACGAGATGGTGCCCGGCAAGCGCTTCGACCGGTACCACGAGCTCGGGCAGCACGTGTTCGGCGAGCGCCTGGGCCTCTGGATCATCCTGCCCCTGCAGATCATCGTCATGGTCGGCACCGACATCGTGTACATGGTCACCGGCGGGCAGTCGCTGAGGAAGTTCCACGACCTCGTCTGCCAGGGCCGCGGCTGCAACGACATCCGCCTCACGTTCTGGATCATGATCTTTGCCAGCCCGCACTTCGTCCTCTCCCAGCTCCCCAACTTCAACTCCATCTCTGCCGTCTcgggcgccgccgccgtcatGTCCCTCGCCTACTCCATGATCGCCTTCTGCACGTCGGCGATCAAGGGTGCCGAGGCCACGGCCGGCGCCATCGACTACGGCCTCAGGGCGACCACGACGTCGGGGCAGGCGTTCGGCATGCTCAGCGCGCTGGGCACCGTGTCGTTCGCGTACGCGGCGCACAACGTGGTGCTGGAGATCCAGGCCACCATCCCGTCCACCCCGGAGAAGCCGTCCAAGAAGCCCATGTGGCGCGGCGTCGTCGTGGCCTACGCCATCGTCGCGCTCTGCTACTTCTCCGTCGCCTTCGCGGGGTACTACGCCTTCGGCAGCTCCGTCGACCCCAACGTGCTCATCACCCTCGACAAGCCGCGGTGGCTCATCGCCGCCGCCAACCTCATGGTCGTCATCCACGTCATCGGCGGCTACCAGGTCTTCGCCATGCCCATGTTCGACATGATCGAGACCGTGCTCGTCAAGAAGCACCAGTTCACGCCGGGCTTCTGGCTCCGCTTCGTGTCCCGCTCAGCTTATGTCGCCGCTACGATGTTCATCGGCTTGACCTTCCCCTTCTTCGACGGCCTGCTCGGATTCTTCGGAGGCTTCGGGTTCGCGCCAACGACATATTTC ATTCCTTGCATAATGTGGCTGATGGTGCGGAAGCCTAAGAAGTACGGCCTCACATGGTTCATTAACATT ATCTGTATCGTGATCGGCGTGCTGCTGACGATTATCGCCTCTATTGGAGGACTCCGGCAAATAATCCTTGACGCCAAGAATTATAAGCTCTACTCTTAA